ATCAACAAAATTAAATTTCAACGTAAGAAAattgaacaacaacaacatacaAACATTGAACaagttcataaacaaaatttaaacCATTAACAATGAGATTATCACTGCATATATAGTTCAATTGAAGCAAACTTAAGCTAAAAAAAACTAAGATTAATATGTTTAGATTCAGAAAACCCTAGATTCAGAAAACTACGAACAAAAAGGATGCCAAATCATAATTTGgtattgaaaacaaaaatcaaacatCATGATGCGATGAATAAGATCATATAATAATGTATCTTATAGTTATACTGAATAAACGAGTAGATCAAACCGAATACCTAATtttgaatcaaaatcaaaatataaaacCTAGAAATCGAACTGACATTTTAGAATATGGGAGGATAATAGTCTTTAAATCGATCCCTAATTAGAACGACGATGATTTAAGACCTTCAAAGATATCTTCAGTGGTGATTGAATCTTGTGTTCTTGTTCTGCCCCATGACAGAAGATATTAGATCAGTTTTTAACGACAATTTTtgagggggttagtcgtgggagagttcgagagattttaatgtatttgggttttctcttgttagtcccgagggagtttgagggagtctctctaaatccctgttagtcgtgggggagtttagaggagtctcctgaactccctagaaaacacctgttagtcgctggggattttaaaaaaagctcttgaactccctgttagtcataaaaccctataatactagggagttggttgctttggggagtttgaaggagtttttagtgtattttggtctcacaacaaatctctcaaaagagtagagatttggaggGAGTTTGGTGTGGAGAAAATCctaggagaaagaagagaaaacatTTTATCCAGGTatgctttttttcttctttgatctccatgattgtttataatagtttgatttgtgtactattttgattgtttttcatatctttgatctccatgattgtttattttgattgagtgtatAGTTTTGTTTTGTGTGTATGGAATTGTATGAaaaccgttaaattgaagggaaaaaaaattatctcgttgcacaaaataacatactattgatacatagatatgatcattttcatttatttttttcttttgattaaagatcaatgttatttgcaaatgagggtttattgtttctttaaagagaatgagttaggagtgaactctctcaaactcccccaaactccctctaataaactctctcaaactccctacactcccccaaactccctgaactcaaaaacaccaaactctctcaaactctctcaaaattcctgagatttaaaatacactcaactccccagaaatcactcgatgactaaccccctgtttttttggtttttacaTTTTCTCTTCAGGATCATAATAGTAATTTAGGTAttagatattttttttcaaaattgaaCAGAATACTCATGGAGGATATTAAAATTTTGAATGTATGGTTATTTAAATGGTTGTCGTTGTTTGCTTagcttttaaatctagaaatccAAATTATAGGGCCAATGAACCAAATTTTTTGATATACTCCGATTAATAAGATCTATATCCCATCAAAAAAGAATAGATGACGGATTGGCATCTTGCAATCCTCGCTACCTTTTTGAATTTATTATCATGAGATATTGAATAATCAAGACGACAAACACGAAACGGTAAAGACAAAgtgataaaatattaatcaaggtggCGCGTTTTTTAAATTTAATGTACGGGCGGCGGCGCCTTGGCTTTATCGGACCGAGCTAATCATTTTCTTTTAGCTGCCTTCTGGAAAAGAATAACAAATTGAATGAGATGCATAGGCGTTGGCAAATATGGAACATTTGCACTTGGAAAATTTAAACAGATATGAATGAGATTCATATCTGTATTAACAACCATACTCTATCTAGTACCTCCATAACATGTAAACTCAATTGAATCTGGTGACAAATGCTTCCATATAGAACAAACACTAGATTTCAAGTATTCAAGTGCTGACTCAATACTAAGCTTGCAAGCGTATGAATCTGTAGAGTAGATTACTAAACAAACGATTTCGAAATCCATCTGAAATCAACATAATTGAATTACAGGATAAGAAAattgaacaacaacaacatacaAACATTGAAcaaattcataaaaaaaatttgaactattGACAATGAGATTATCACTGCATATATAGTTCAATTGAAGCAAACTTAAGCTAAAACAAACTAAGATTAATAAGTTTATATTCAGAAAACCCTAGATTCAGAAAACTACAAACAAAAACGACGCCAATTAATCAtttgatattgaaaacaaaaataaaaaatcatgatgCGATGAATAAGATCATATAATAATGTATCTTATAGTTATATATACTGAATCAACGAGTAGATCAACTTAAAATCAAACTGAATACCTAATTTTGAGTCAAAATCGAAATATAAAACCTAGAAATCGAACTTACAGTTTAGAATATGGGAGGATAATAGCCATTGAATCGATCCCTAATTAAAACGACGATGATTTAAGACCTTCAAAGATAACTTCAGTGGTGATTGAATCTCGTGTTCTTCTTCTCCCCTGTGATAGAAGATATTAGATCCGTTTTTAAcgaagtttcaaaaaaaaaatgagggatttactgtttagtccagaaaacccgacccAGGTTACTGCCTAGTCCagcgccaaaaaatatttactccctaattcaaaaaagttttgaaaagagtaaatttactctactaaccctagtatataacattacgtataataatacatattttactacatattacatatgtagtatacttgtatactagtagtaattagtagtaactagtatgtagtatgtagtaataacatatgtagtatgtaatatactagtagtaactagtatctagtatgtagtaataacatatgtagtatatagtatactagtagtaactagtatactagtagtaatatgttatgtattgatactacatattgatacgtagtatgttatgtattgatactacatattgacatgtagtatgttatatattgatatgtagtatgtttgatatgtagtatgttatatattgatatgtagtatagtatactagcagtatatactagtatactagtagtaattaatagtaactagtatgtagtatgtaatatactagtagtaactagtatgtaatatgtagtaataacatatgtagtatgtagtatactagtagtaatatgttatatattgatactacatactgatatgtaatatgttatgtagtGATACTACATatggatatgtagtatgttatatattgatactacatattgatatgttatgTAGTGATACTACATatggatatgtagtatgttatatattgatatgtagtatgtttgatatgtagtatgttatatattgatttttatattttctctttaGGGTCATAATGGTAACTTATTTATCAGATATTTTTTTCCAACCTGGGCGGAATACCCGTGAAGGATATtacgatttttgttaaagggagagcgaAAAGTGATATGAGAAGAACAAAAATTGTGGTTAACTCGGTAATAAGGGACTATTCAATATATTTTCATAACTCCGACTGAACTATCATTCCTAATTACACTCGTTAATGCCACATTACTCACACCCATCCTCTAAATAACTATAATACCCTAGAAATCCATCATGATGATTAAAAACATAGATCTTTCCTGTTTTTAGCGGATTTTGTGATCGACTTTTATTCATCCTATATTTTTATCCGTCCTATTCCCTCAGAAGCAAaaccaacaacaaaagaaaaaaaccgaTTCCACAAAATTTAATTACATACtgcattaatttttatttatgtaTTCTATAATCAAATCAAAAGTGACCAACTTATTTTTACAAcagtttttttgtttgatccgGGTCTATTGCAACTATTATAGTTCGAAATTCCGAACTATTTTTGCGTCAATGTTTGACCTATTTGAATTTTGAATGTATGCTTATTTAAAAAGTTGTCATTATTTGTTTGTCTTTTAAActcaaaaattcaaattaaaaggctaataaaccaattttttttgatatatatGACTAAGATCTATTTTCCATCAGAAAAGAATAGATCAGTGGATTGACATCTTGCAGTCCTCGCTACCTCAAGACGACAAACACGAAACGGTCAAGACAAAGTGATAAAACATTAATCACCGTGGCGCGTTTTTCAAATTTAATGTATGGGCGGCGGCGGCTTGGATTTACCGGACCGAGCTAATCATTTGCTTTTAGCTGCCTTTTGGAAAAGAATAACAAATAGTGAGATGCTTAGGCCTTGGCAAATACGGAACGCTTGTACTCCGAAAATTTAAACAGATACTTCCGcgttaaaataaaaaatgatactcGCAAAGTCGCAAGtggtttcacaaaaaaaaatcgttttttgGATGTCATCGTTAGCTTTGACTCTATTCACTTTTATGAGTTTTGCTTTGAATCGGAcgctttaagaaaaaaaaaacaatggacATGTTCAGCAAATCCGCCGTcgctaaaaattagtatgggtgaaatgaacaccaaaaaaatagtaagaatgaaactggatttatcCTGGTTTAACCTTAAAAAAGAGCGaaaatgaaactggatgcatcctgatgtaaattaaaaataagaaaaaaatatttgaaaatggataagatgaaattgtttacatcctagctatttttacattctcgtccatttaaacattatcaaattttacatgtttttttcatcctgaaattgttgattttggtctttcttTTTACCAATTTTGTGTTATACAAAGTGACTTATCTAACTAGTAACTATGTAGTCTCTGCCGGTAGATTCTCGACCGTGCTGAAATCATGTATTTTGAAAGCCATTACTTGGATGGATTTTAGTCTTAGACGGTCTCGTTAGAAGTCTTACGTGAATAATACGCTCATTGACTATAACGGGCTCATGACTTCTTCAACTTTGACGAATAGTTAATTAATGAACCAGGTCTCTGTAGTTATAATTTGACCAAGAAATTTCCTCAAATAAAGAAGTTATAAAATTCAAACCAAAGCCACCACGAACGAAGTAACGAATCCGTCCCACTCCTGCAAACTAGaagcatatatatataaacgCAGAGACAGAAGAAGCAAAGACAATTCAATTACTCATCAGCCATAACATTCACTATAACTCCTTCGAGCTTTGATTCAAATACAATAAGCATAGGCAATTCATTTACTCAGCGTAAGCATTGGCAGTTCAAAACAGAAGTAGTTGGAACTCCCTGGAATAGAAACCTCCATTAGTAAACTTGAAGATATTAACTTGCAAAATATACGTAGAAAAGAAGAGATAGAGATGACTAAAGGCACACTAGAAGTTTTGCTCGTGGATGCTTCTAAACTCAAAGACACCGATTTTCTTGGTATGTCATCCTATCTTGTCTACTGTTATGCTTAATTACATCATCAGAAACAGTAgcattctttcttttctttctttctttctttcgaaAAAGAGGTGAAACACCTCATTGCATATACTGATAGAAACAGTAGTATTCTAACTGcactaaaatttcttaaaactaaAGATCTTGGATATGTGTGAACTCGTTATTGCAGGTAAAATGGACCCTTATGTAATAATTCAATTCGGTAATCAGAAGCGAAAGAGTACCGTTGCTCGTGGTAtgtatattgaagaaatgtttgttgATTTAACTAGTGATGTATGTATGCTATATGAAGTATATATATTAAGGTTACACAATTTGACATGTCTCAAAAAAACGCAGACGATGGAAAAGCACCGCTGTGGAACGAAAAATTTACCTTTGATGTGGAGTATCCAAATAATATTAGAGCTGAACATCATCAATATAAACTCAATCTCACCATCATGGATAAAGATAGGTTCAGCAGGGATGACTTCGTAGGTGAATCGACGTAAGTGTTTTTTTCCTAGTACTTCTAATCTCTCCAAGTCCATCATTTAATTTCATACATTCTTACTAACAAACATTTTGACTACAGATAATTAACACCGTCATATTGTCTATATTATGGTTACAGGATTTACGTGACGGATATCTTATCATTGGGCGTAGACAATGGAACGTCTGAAATTAGAACTAGCAAGTATCGTGTTGTTCTACACAACAAAACCTATTCTGGAGAAATTCGAGTCGGCATTTCATTCACCCGAAAGGTACGAATCAATGCGGATATGTATATGAATATCTTTAGTTTGTTTCATGtgatagataattgcagtgtgaCTTGCAAGTTTCAATGGTGTTTGACATTAAGAATGGCTGCTTGTTTACTGCAGAATGCCAAAGGAGATGATAAAGCAAACTACTTGGGAGGATGGAAGCAATAACTaaaatgatttgattaaatttaagaataattaattaaCCATGAATTTGAATTTGTAATTTTGTGAATTTTTAGTTACTAATGTAATTCAATTGATTGTCTCAAATTGTTTGTCAAATTTGTTAACCTTATTTTATACAGTGAATAAAAAATGTCACTctatttgttaatttttttttgtaaatgttTAGAAGTACTTCCCACTGTTAAAGCATTGGAATGTCTCGGATCATATCCTAGTATATTTAATAAAAAATTGTTTATAGCATTGCCCCAGGCTATTCTGAATGTAGTAGTCCTGAATAACAATCTTTGGAATGGATAACATTTTGGTTTGATGATAATAAATCTCTAGAGGATACTAACAACCATCTTGCTTgtctgcttcaaaaaaaaaaaacttgcttgTCTAGCTGCCTCCATTTTGTGGcatttttggaaagctagataCGAAAACGTTTATGAGAACAAATCATATCATCCTAGGAACATAGTGTATAGAATAATTTCTTATATAAATAGCATAAACAAGTACCATTCTGGTCATGAATATAGTGGTCAGAATAGAAATTGCATTAATCAACTAGAGAATTGGAAGAATCCTCCtgaaaattgaataaaaataaacattGATGCATGTTTCTTATCTCATAATACTAATGCAGGGTTTGCTTTAATTGCTCGTGATTCTACAGGAGGATTCTTAGCAGCAATGGCATACTCAGCAAGAGCGCCAGAGATGTAAATCAAGCCGAAGCTTTGGTCCTGCTTAAAGCTATGCAATGGATCAAATAGATGCAGTTGCGCACAATAGTAGTTCTGAAGGTTTTAAATGGGAAGATCAGAACATCATATCTGAATGTCAAGATATCTTTCAAAGTTTAGAGTATTGTCAAGTTTCTTTCCAAAAAGGTCTTGCAGTAATGCGGCTGACAAGTTTGCAAAGCTGGCTAGAACTAGTATTTGGTTTCAACTTTAGGTAACCTAGTTTGTCACCCGTGCTATGCACGGGTCTATATCTTGTTTATTTTATGTCatttgaaaaaaaattcatcagaAAACTTATAGAAGTTCAGTAAGCTCATGCcctaaaaattaataaaattcaataaactaTACTCTTTTTGTCCATGTTTAGACAGAGGTTTAGGGAGAAGATTAAGGAATGAAAAGATGTATTAATCTTTTCTAACTATGTTACAAATTGATATTAATAAGTTAAAACAGAATAAatcttacagggggttagtcctcgagtgatttgtgGGGAGTTGAGTGTAGTTGGGTTTtacccgttagtcgtgagggagttatagggagtctctcaaaatccccgttagtcgtggcagagtttagaagagtctcccaaactccctacaAAACAcatgttagtcgtgggggagtttgaaaaaaaactcttgaagtccctgttagtggtaaaaccctagaatgctagggagttgaTTTTTTCGGGGAGTTCTGGAGAGTTGATAGTGCATTTTTTCCTGCGCACAAATCTCTCataagagtagagatttgggagggAGTTTGGTCAGAGAAAAATATAGGAGAAGGAGGAAACGCTTCATCTTTCAGGTATGCTTTTTttctcatcttttttttcttcgttgatctccatgattgtttgtttt
This is a stretch of genomic DNA from Papaver somniferum cultivar HN1 chromosome 1, ASM357369v1, whole genome shotgun sequence. It encodes these proteins:
- the LOC113326038 gene encoding elicitor-responsive protein 1-like; translation: MTKGTLEVLLVDASKLKDTDFLGKMDPYVIIQFGNQKRKSTVARDDGKAPLWNEKFTFDVEYPNNIRAEHHQYKLNLTIMDKDRFSRDDFVGESTIYVTDILSLGVDNGTSEIRTSKYRVVLHNKTYSGEIRVGISFTRKNAKGDDKANYLGGWKQ